TCACGTCGCCGATCTCGTACCGCAAGTGCTCCCGGTCGCCATCCTTGGCAGCCATGATCACCTCGCCGGCTTCCTCGGCGATCTTCTTGAGGAGCTTGTCCTCATGGCCGGAAAGCAACCGCGCCGTGTAACTCTCATCGGGCGACGCGCCGCGGCGCGACTCGATAACGTCCCACAGCCCGTCGATAACCTCGCCGAATGCACTGCTTGCCGTTCGTATGGGCACATCGAGCGCGACGTGTCCGATGCCCGGCGCAAGCCGCCGATAGAAGCACGAGAGCTCGCCCGTGTGGCACGCGCCCTCGCCGACTTGGTTGACGAGCACCAGCAAACAGTCGGCATCGCAGTCGTAGCGGATCTCGACGACGTCCTGCGTGTTGCCGCTCGATTCGCCCTTCATCCACAGCCTATTCCGGCTGCGGCTGAAGAACCACGTCTTGCCGGTCTCGATCGTCTCGACGAGCGCCTCGCGGTTCATGTAGGCGACCATCAGCACCTCGCGCGTATCGTGCTGCTGCACGACGGCCGTGATCAGGCCGGCCGAGTCGAAGGTCATCTCGTCGATGCCGAGAAGGTCGTGTTCGCGATCAGCCATGTGGCAGCTCCTTGGTGATGTCTTCGTATAGAGCAGTCTATCAGCAGCGCTTCTACAGCCTTACAGGTATTCCGGCACGCCCCATCGCCTCTTTCACCTGGCGCACAGTGTAGGTTCCGAAGTGGAAGACGCTCGCAGCCAGCACGGCATCCGCATCGGCCTCCACGCAGACCTCGGCGAAGTGGTCGAGCTCTCCGGCTCCGCCGGACGCGATCACCGGAATGTTGACGGCCCGCGTCACGGCCCGTGTCAGAGCCAGGTCGTAGCCTGTCT
This portion of the Coriobacteriia bacterium genome encodes:
- a CDS encoding bifunctional phosphoribosyl-AMP cyclohydrolase/phosphoribosyl-ATP diphosphatase HisIE, with amino-acid sequence MADREHDLLGIDEMTFDSAGLITAVVQQHDTREVLMVAYMNREALVETIETGKTWFFSRSRNRLWMKGESSGNTQDVVEIRYDCDADCLLVLVNQVGEGACHTGELSCFYRRLAPGIGHVALDVPIRTASSAFGEVIDGLWDVIESRRGASPDESYTARLLSGHEDKLLKKIAEEAGEVIMAAKDGDREHLRYEIGDVIYHLLVVMARNDLTPADLAEELASRRK